The Henckelia pumila isolate YLH828 chromosome 2, ASM3356847v2, whole genome shotgun sequence genome includes a window with the following:
- the LOC140880622 gene encoding uncharacterized protein, which produces MADEKEHGISTVKSIVVYPIKSCGGIYVTQAPITSTGFKWDRQWLTVNSKGRAYTQRVEPKLALVQVFLPDEAFFEDWQPSDESFLEVKAPGMDVLKVPLTKPLKTVDNVSVWEWCGSAIDEGPSAAKWFSTYLGKSSRLVRFNSDSEVRPVDPNYAHGYEVMFADGYPFLLISQGSLNALNALLQEPVPINRFRPNILVDGCFSFSEDLWTEIRINKLTFQGVKLCSRCKVPTINQETAVAGPEVGETLLKFRSDEVLRPNRKPQKGKVYFGQNMVCRDSLGLGMEKINMANSMIIKVGDPVYVLKMVSSPDDSPA; this is translated from the exons ATGGCGGATGAGAAAGAGCATGGAATATCAACGGTGAAATCAATTGTGGTGTACCCCATTAAATCGTGCGGAGGAATTTATGTTACGCAAGCGCCCATCACTTCCACTG GATTCAAATGGGATCGACAGTGGCTGACCGTCAATTCCAAAGGCAGAGCATACACGCAGAGAGTTGAGCCGAAGCTTGCTTTAGTCCAAGTCTTTCTGCCTGATGAAGCGTTTTTTGAGGATTGGCAACCAAGTGACGAATCATTTTTAG AGGTCAAAGCTCCTGGTATGGATGTGCTGAAGGTTCCATTGACTAAACCTTTGAAAACGGTGGACAATGTCTCCGTGTGGGAGTGGTGCGGTTCCGCGATAGATGAAGGACCTAGTGCTGCGAAATGGTTCTCCACTTACCTTGGGAAATCTAGCAGGCTAGTGCGTTTTAATTCTG ATTCAGAGGTTAGGCCGGTGGATCCAAATTATGCCCATGGTTACGAGGTTATGTTTGCTGATGGATATCCATTCCTTTTGATATCACAG GGATCAttgaatgcattaaatgctCTTCTCCAGGAACCTGTACCGATCAACCGTTTCCGACCCAA CATTCTTGTGGATGGATGCTTTTCATTTTCTGAGGATTTGTGGACAGAGATAAGGATAAATAAGTTGACGTTCCAAGGTGTTAAACTTTGCTCACGTTGTAAG GTACCAACAATAAATCAAGAAACTGCAGTAGCCGGGCCCGAGGTTGGCGAGACTCTATTGAAGTTCCGTTCAGACGAAGTGTTACGACCAAACAGGAAACCACAGAAAGGAAAG GTATATTTCGGGCAGAACATGGTATGCAGGGACTCCCTTGGCCTAGGAATGGAGAAGATTAACATGGCCAATAGCATGATTATCAAAGTGGGAGATCCTGTATACGTCCTGAAGATGGTATCATCTCCCGATGATTCTCCTGCTTAG